The sequence below is a genomic window from Sorangiineae bacterium MSr12523.
GGCCACCGCCACCCAATCCTTGCAGGACGCGAAAAAAGATGAGCATGCCCAGGCTCGGTGCCATGCCGCATAGGAAGGAGCTCACGGTGAAGAGGGTCACGCAAATCATGTAAAAGCGCTTCCGTCCAATGCGTGAGGCCAGCCAGCCGCTGATGGGTAATACGATGGCGTTGGAGACCAAGTACGACGTGAGCACCCAAGTGCTCTCTTCGTTCGTCGCGGAGAGCCCGCCGGCAACGTGAGGCAGTGCCACATTTGCGATGCTCGTGTCGAGCACCTCCATGAATGTCGCGAGCGTTACGGTCAGCGCGATGCCCCACGGGTTGTGTCCGGGATGAAATCCGCCCGCCTCCTCCGGAGTCGCGCTCATTGCAGGTACACCTTGGGCACGACGCTCATCCCCGGACGGAGGCGCTCCAGTCCCGGTTGTCCCGGCACGAAGCGAAGCCGCACTGGCAGGCGCTGCACCACTTTCACGTAATTGCCTGTCGCATTTTCAGGCGGGAAAAGACTGAAGCGCGGGCCGCTGGCGCCCGGCATGCTGTCCACCACGGCATCGTAGGACACCCCAAAGGCATCCACCGACACCCGAGCGCGTTGACCGGGTTGCATGCGAGCGAGCTGGGTTTCTTTGAAGTTCGCCGTGACCCAAAGGTCATTGGAATGGACAATGGCCAATAGCCGCTGACCCGGCTGCACATGGTCGCCGACATTGACGGATTTCTTCCCCACGATGCCACTTACCGCCGCAAACACCCGCGTATAGCCGAGGTCGAGACGTGCTTGCTCCAACGCGGCCTCGGCCGCTTTGAGCTCGGCCGCCGCCACCTGGGCCGACGCGGTCCGTTGGTCGAGATCCTCCGCCGCAAGGCTCCCCGAGCCGACGAGCGTCTTCGATCGGCCGCGATCGACCTGCGCGATCCGATTCTGCGCACGCGCTCTGACCACGCGGGCCTCGGCTTCTTGCAAGGCGACCTTGGCATCGGCCGCGTCCAGCTCGACGAGCAGGTCGCCCTGATTCACGTGCTGGTTGTCCGTGGTGTGGACGGCCGTTACGACGCCAGTGACCCGCGCGGAGAGCGCAGTGATATCGCCATCGATTTGCGCATCGTCGGTGCTCTCGAACGTCCGAAGGTATCGCCAGAGCAGCACGCCACCCGCCACGAGTGTCGCGATGACGACGAGAATGACCGCCGTCGCACCCTTGTGCGTGGCCACCCACGCGCGAATGCGCGCCGGGAGCGGCCGCTTGTCCACCTCGCCATCGCGCGCGTCTTCATCCTCGCGATCGTCGTGCTCGTGCAACCTCGGTCTGGTTCGATCGATCTCGCTAGCGTCCAGATTCGCCATGGCGCTCTCGCGCAATGCACCGGCCATGCCCATCGAAAGAGCCCCGCGCTGTCAACGCAGCATGAGGCCCCGACGGCGTACTAGGCGACCTACTCGGTACTCAATCCAATCTAAATCGGTCAGCAACGACGAGGCTCAAAAGGATCACGACTGCGCTCCACAGGAATGCACCTCGCAGGTGGCCGCTTGCACGTTCGAATGCGAGTCGCGCGAGGTATCCCGCGGTACCGGGCACGATGGATGCGGCACCCGTTGATGGGGCCGTGCGGTAGTCGCCGCGACCTTCGCCGGTTAGCTGCACCAGCACGACTTCGTCGCGGCCCGATTCCGAAGGGGCGACATGGATCGGGGCCGAGCCGTCGGCAAAGCGGATGACGCCCGAGGGATCGAGCGTTCCCTGTTTGAACCGGTTTGCATCATGGTAGCGACAGCCTCGGATGAACTTGTGGCGTGCCAAGAGAGCCGAGGCCAGAATGCCGACAAGAGCAATTCCGATTCCAATCACGACAACCAAGCTCGCCGTAGATGTCCACGCGAAGCGCGAGTCTGCACGGCGACGGAATGCAGCGAGAAAATTCTCCATTGGAGGCGGCGCCGCTTTGGCATCGGCATTCTTGCGCGGTTCTACGAGGGCGTGCCCATCGCCCGAGACCACGAATACTCCGTTCTTCTCACGAATCTGGATTTCCTCGCGATGACGCTCGTACTGCGTGAGGAAGTCAAGGGATGTATCGTCGAGGACGATCCCTGCGCGCGGGCACACCTCGTCGTCGTCCAGACGGGTTGTCTCCCTGATGGGCTTGGAATTCCACGTCCGCACAGCGACTGAAATGCCGTAGCCACCGTCCTGGGGCGCGACGGGCCATGTCCGCCACCCGTCGGGCTCCGGAAGCGGCTCGAGCGTGGCGTGACATCGCACGACGGATCGAGAAGCCATGATGACAATGACGCCGATGAGCAGCATTGCCAATACGCATGTGCTCATGGCCCAGCGGCGAAGCTCGGTTTCTGCGTCGGTTCGTGGTTCCATCATCGCTCAAGAGGCTTCGGCCAGAGTCGCCCGAAGTTGCGTCCATTTGCGGTAGCCATCGGAGATTCGGACACTTCAAAATCGAGCGCCCCAACGACCTACCATTCGTGCCATCATCCCAACGGCACCTGGGAACCCTAACGTTCGAGCGCTTCTCTCTCTCGCAAAGACGCGGACCTTCGACTGGGATACGCTGCGAAGGAATGCGGTAGCAGCATTTCAAGCTCCCGCCTCTGCTCTGGGGTCAATAACGCCATGGTTAAACGATTTGTCGCGTCGAGGACGAAATTTCCAAAACGGCGCAGTGACGGCTCGTTTATCGTGCATGCGCGCTTTGCTTGTTCGGATGCGGATGTTCTTCCCTTGGTGTGCGATTTTGTGGCTGCTTGGATGAGGGCAAATCGTGTTTGGGTTCGTATTTGGCGTTCTCGAACTATAACGGAATAGCGATTGGAGTTCGAACGCGATTTTTCGGTCCACCCGCGTATTGAGATTGAGGATCAAGGACGCTTTGCGATCGTTTTTGAGGGAAAGGCCGACGCGAAGAATTGGAAGGATTGGGCGGTCTATATGATCAATGACGTGTTGAAGGTCTTTTCGGAGGTTAAATTTGAGCGCTTCGAGCAGCCCGATGACTTGAGCCGACCGAGCCGGCGCTCTTGAGGATCGACACGAGGTATTGCAACGTAGTACAGCGTTAACAACTTCGAGGATTTGAGTGATGGGACACCATGTGGTTTCACGTTCCATGACATGCCCGCAATGCGGTGCGCTCGGGCGCCGGAGCTATGTAGCTGTTTCGGGAAAGAGTCTCAGGACGAGTCGCTCGTTTCGATGTGAATCGTGTGGCTATGGCGAGGAGGTTGATGGTGGGATGCCCGCGAGCGCTCGGGCTGCTTTCTATGAAGCCGAAGGTGAGTGGGAGCTCTCCATAGACGAGCCGGGGCCAAATAGGATGGCTGTGTTAGGGACGATTCGTGCGATTGAAGGTGTTTCGCTCAAAGAGTTGCCGAAGCTTCTTCGAGGAGAGCGTATCCTGGTCCGAGGAATTCTAGCGGAGGTTGAACAAATAGCAGACCAACTGAGAATGGTTGGCGCCAGCGTTGCGGCGAGGCGCGTCGGCTGACTGAACAATGAGTTGAGCCCATGTTTCCTTCGTCATCAGTGGCAAGTCCCATATTTGCGGCGATCTGGTCGTTGGTCTATTTAGGCGCAATGCGGACTTACCAAGATTGCCTATTGCCTTTTGGTCCTGTATGGGGTCGACACGCCCAGGATTCGCTTCCTGCGATCAATCGGGTTCGCGATCTGCTTCATGAAAAATGCGGGTTTTCACCTGATATCGCCGAAATGCTTCTCGACGATTGGAAGCTTCGCGACAGGCGTATAGAGCCGAGACATCGGGGAGATCTGGATGTGCTTGTCGAATCTGCGCTAGGTAGGCTGGGAACTCCTTTGCCGACGACTGAGCAAGCGAGAGAGCAACGCGTTAATATCGCGGCGCACCGGCAGTTCGCGCTGCTCTTGGACGCTATGTTCGCTGCGGAGCGCGCAGCTGAGATGGAGGGCGTGAAACTTGATGGCGCTGTTGTGAGGGAAGTACTGTGGACGGTGCGCGGACTCGCCGGCACACCACCCCTCTATGAAGTCGAGAGCAAGGAAGCGCTTCTCAAAACGGTGATTTCTGAGTGGCGCGCGATCAGCGACTGGCGAACGAGTCGTCCTCCAGAGCTCGACGAATGGATTGCGAAGCGCATGAACCAAAGCTCCATGTGATTTGAAAACGAGTTGCAAGGTTTGCGCGTTCTGTTTTATGCGAATGGATTCGTCGGATAGGTTTTCGCGGCCGACAGAGGGGCGGCTCGCGAAAGCTGGATTCCCGAAGCTCAGTCCCTTTCAAAGGACTTCAGTTACCTCGCGGGCCAAGTCCCTCGAAATTGAGTTGCGAGCAGGCAAGACACGCACGGCGCCTTGCCGGCAACCAGGTACAACACCTCGGACTCCTGCCTGTTCGAGAGGAGCTTAGAGCCCTTGCTGGCCGGCCCATGAACTTCATGATTTATCGCGATGCATCAGCGGTGGCCGCCCGCGGCCCGAGCATACCTGTTAAATAGGAGGGAATATGACGACTTATGATGTGTACGGAGTTAAATTGTCAACGCTCGAAGCTGCACGGGAGGCCATTGAGTTGGCGCTTGGGATCAAGTTTGTGGCTCACGAGAGTATGTTTCTCGGGGGTGACTATTACCGCCTCGGAGACGTTGGGGAAGAATGTTTTATTCTTCAGCAAAACTATAATGAATTTGAAGGAGAATGGACGGACTCTGCATACAAGGAGTATGCATATCTCCTCTATGTAAATGAGACCGAGCGTGCTCACGAACTCGAGAAGCTCCTTATGAGCGTAGCTTGTCTCTTGCGCAGGGCGTGAACTCTGGTTAGAACGTTTCTTTCGAAAGCTGTATAGCGGCCTCGATGCGGTGCATGCAAGGCGGGTGTTCCGGATTGGGGAGCAACCGCGGTGTGGTCCTTACAGATTCTAGGATTTGCAATGAAGATGCCCGATAAGACGAGAGTCGATGAAAAATGGGAATCGCTGGTTATGGATGATAATGGACATGTCCGTAAAATTGTGCGGGTGGCGTCTCGGCATCATGTTCTTCGTCAGCTCTTTCCTTTTGCCGGTCACAATGACTTGAGATTCAGTGTCAAGGATGAATATCCATATGATTGGGATCTGCCCTACGTGCGGACTACTCCCTACGGGGGATATGAAGCTCGCGTATGCGATGGTATTCCGATCATTGCCGGCAACTTGGATGAGGTGGTCATGATGGTTGCGGATGCAATGGTCGTCGCTCTTGCCGGTGAGTCGAACGAAAGCTAAGTGGATATTGAAAGAATTCTGGTCGGCCCCCATGGCGAGCCGACGCCGCGCTTTCATCTCAGCGGGCTGGGGCGTGATTGCTAATTCGACAGTTAGTGGCAGATTTGGGGTGAAGGGTGGCACGCGCTTGAACAAGTCGAGCACATCGAGCGCACCTGGCAGGCCACTAGATTGAAATAAGCAACGTGGCCTCCGGGGTAGCGCGACGCGCACGCACAATCGCTGACGCGAAGGAGGCTGGGCAACGCGCCAGAGTGCACCCGGGCAGGGGAGGTGGAAGGGGCGCACCCCGCGCAATCCGGCGGCGCTGGGAATGCGAGCGGGGATCCGGCCTCACTCAGGCTAGTTGTCGGAGCGAGTCCTACCAATAGAATGCCGGGCATGGCGCGTCCGGGAGATGTTGCTTTGGACTTGAATCCGGCCATAAATCCGACATCCTAGCCAATCTCATGAAGCCTGGTTTAAACATCCCAGGCACTCCGTACTCCAATATCTTCTTCGAACGCGTTCCGACCTTTGGCCTTACTGCGTCCGGCGCCGAGAACGCATACTCTGCACTCGGGAAGGGTGGGACACTCGAGATCTTGACCGGGCCCGGATTGCCGGCGTCGACGACATCTGCTCACCTGAAGACACTATTTGAAGGTGCAGGTTTCTCGAACGTCAACGTCCCCGTAGTTACCATTAACGGCGTTCAACTAGTTCATCTTACGGGTAACAAATGAAGCGACTTTTCTTTCGGTGTAACGGCGGGCATTACTTTCAAGGTGTGGGCTGCCCCTTTGATGGATGGTCAACGGACGAGGTGGCGAAGGCGGTTAAGCACTTTCACGAGCTTGAGCGCGAAGGGAAGGAGATTGGGCTCGAATCGATGTAGTTGCTGAAATTGAGCGATGAGCTGTATCGGCACATGCTCATTATTGAATTTGGTGACGATGCAGCTGAATTTGAGGTTTTGGTGCCAGAACGGTACATCTATCAAGGTAAAGAGTTGCTCGGTAGCGAGGTAGGGACCTCTCTCTATTGATGCGGCATCGGTACCGCACAAGGGAACGCTATCAATCGAGGGGCCGCAGGTTCTGGTGCTTACATTACCACTCAAGAGCATACGGCCGCGTATTATGGCGGGCTTGCAGGGCACAAAGGACGTGGACTCGGGTCAGCCGTAGTCCGTATCGAAGTACCACTCGCACAGTTCCGCGAATTTGCAGCGCGGTGGGGACAAGCATAGAGACCCCGGTCCCGCGTGGCCCTAGCGCGCGGGCGCAACCGAGACTCTTATTCCATTGCAGCATATCGATGAGTTTAATGGAATGAGTGCATTTCTTATGCATCAATAAGAGGTCGAGAATGCCAATTTTGCTTGTTGAGCTCCCAGTAGACGTACCGGTTTTGGACGAGCCGAAATGTCCGGATCCAGATGATAAGTTTATTTTTGACCATCTCGTGCGTTATTGCGCAACGTTCGATCCACTTCCTGCGATTACCGTTCGTGTAGATGGTGATGTTGCGATAGTCTCACGCGGACACAAGTATCTGCGGGCGGCGCGTGCTCTTGGCCGATCTACCGTTCGCGCGGTCATCGCATCGGCGCCGACGAACTCCAACGTTCGAGCGTTTCTGGTTCGGGAAGACGTGCGGACTCTCGACTGGGATACACTGCGACGAAAAGAAGAAGAGGAAGCGAATCCCAAAGGGTGGCATGTATTGTTTTTTGAACGTCCACTGTCCGATCTGGAAAGGGAGGACCTTGAGGAACGAGTTGGGGCGCTATTTGGGGTCGGCGAAGTTCAAATTTTGTACGATGATGCTGGGCCGTGTGCAGAGTTTGAAGCTATAACGCCCATTTTGGATCCTGAGTGGGCTGCTAAATATTTGGCGGCATTGCTGTCGTTTAGTCGTGATCGGGTTCGGATTCTTTCGTACCAAGGGCAGCGCCTTCTTCCGGACTAAGACATCTCGGTTGATAGGGCGGGAGACTCGTGCAGTGAGCGCGTGACAATCCACTCGTCAAGTTCTTGAGGACGACTTGTTTCGAGCGCCACGCGCCGTCTCTGGAGCCAAAACTGCACCGCCTCGGCGCCACGCTGCCGTCCGTTGATGGACCCATCTCGCGAATGTGCGCTCGCCATGCGCGTGATCCTGTACCTTGGTTCTTGGCCGATCCAAAAGCCATCTTCCATCGTCATCCATGGCACGGTGTCGCGGGAACGATTGGCGCAAGAAGGATCGCTACTACGAATTAGGGTCGAACCGGCCTCATCGTGTCGCATCGTGGCTTGGCGGTGTCGCGCCCGGGGCTGTGGCCGCGTGAGCCGGAACGCAACGGACCATTTGCTGGCCACTCGTTTACCTTTGCGAACGATACCGTGTCTAAAAGTTCGAAAGGCGCGATCGGCACCGACATGGCGCGCGAAAACCCCGTGGTCGATCGAGCGTTGCATCCGTGCGAAACAGGATGGACCATGATCGCATGACCCTTGCGGAGGCCATCGTGCAACTCGTTCTCATTCTCTTCCCGATTCCAATTCTCGTGTGGCTCAACGAGAGGCACGATGAGGAGCAGGGCTGATGCACGCTGCACATTTGGCGGCGGGTCTGGTCATCAAAAGCCGGGTTCCGGAAGCGCCGACCGCCGCGCTGCTCATCGGGGTTTTCGTTCCCGATTTCGTGTGGACCGTCCTGGCACTGGCAGGGGTCGAGCCGACGAAGCCGGGGGTATTCTTCGATGATTGGTCTCATTCGCTCGCGATGTGCATGCTGTGGGCGAGCCTCTTTTCGCTGTGGTATCGGGCCCGGGGTCGACGTGTGGCGATGGCGCTCTGGATCGCGGTGATGTCGCACTTCGTATTGGATATGCCGTTTCATCCGAAAGACTTGGCACTGTACCCCCATTCATCCTTGCACCTGGGATGGGGCCTGTCGGGCGTCGGACCCCTGAAGTCTTGGTGGATTCAACTCGCTGTTGTCGTCGCGCTCTCGTTCGTTTACATTTGGGGCGCGCTCAAGACCGGAATGGCCTGGCGCAAGGTTGCTTGGAGCGCCGGCTACGTCTCGGCGTTTCACATTCTCATGATGCCCCTTTGAGCCGTGCGCTCAATATCCCAACAAGAAGCGACCGTTCAACGCAACTACGATCGCGCACGTGGCCGTCCTTCGCCACGGTGAGATGGCGAGCCGACGTGCGTCGCGCGCGTAAATCACAAGGAGGATTGTGCAGAGCGCCAATTGGACCCAGCGGTACCCCGAGGTGACGAAGGGCGGGGTTTTCAAGTTCACGGGGGCATGCGGATAAAGCCCTGCGCCTTGAACCAGGGTGTCGAGCACGAAATGCGAAAAGATCGCCAGCCACGCGGCACCCATGGCCGCGCGACCATGGCGTCGGAACGCCGAGGCAAACACGCTCGACCAGAGCACGGCCATGACCAACGAATGGGACCATTCGTCGCCACCCGTGGTATCGAGCCCGAGCACGCTGAAAAG
It includes:
- a CDS encoding DUF6193 family natural product biosynthesis protein, producing MKMPDKTRVDEKWESLVMDDNGHVRKIVRVASRHHVLRQLFPFAGHNDLRFSVKDEYPYDWDLPYVRTTPYGGYEARVCDGIPIIAGNLDEVVMMVADAMVVALAGESNES
- a CDS encoding HlyD family secretion protein, with the translated sequence MAGALRESAMANLDASEIDRTRPRLHEHDDREDEDARDGEVDKRPLPARIRAWVATHKGATAVILVVIATLVAGGVLLWRYLRTFESTDDAQIDGDITALSARVTGVVTAVHTTDNQHVNQGDLLVELDAADAKVALQEAEARVVRARAQNRIAQVDRGRSKTLVGSGSLAAEDLDQRTASAQVAAAELKAAEAALEQARLDLGYTRVFAAVSGIVGKKSVNVGDHVQPGQRLLAIVHSNDLWVTANFKETQLARMQPGQRARVSVDAFGVSYDAVVDSMPGASGPRFSLFPPENATGNYVKVVQRLPVRLRFVPGQPGLERLRPGMSVVPKVYLQ